Proteins encoded together in one Laribacter hongkongensis DSM 14985 window:
- the secY gene encoding preprotein translocase subunit SecY has protein sequence MATSSLATNANKFGDLKRRILFLVGALIVYRIGAHIPVPGINPAELAKLFQSSQTGLLDMFNMFSGGALSRFTVFAIGIMPYISASIILQLASEVLPQLKQLKKEGEQGRRKITQFTRYATVLLATFQSFGIAVMLYKQPGLVMTSQFEFYLTTVVTLVTGTMFLMWLGEQITERGIGNGISMIICAGIAAGVPSAIGKTLTLTSQGSLPILLVIVLFIGVIAMTYLVVFVERGQRKVLVNYAKRQVGNRVMQGQSTHMPLKLNMAGVIPPIFASSIILFPATVVGWFGDGEGLGWLKSVSNALHPGQPVYVLLYAAAIIFFCYFYTALVFNPKETADNLKKSGAFIPGIRPGEQTSRYIERIILRLTLIGAIYIALVCLVPEFLILKWNVPFYFGGTSLLIIVVVTMDFMAQVQSYLLSHQYDSLLKKANFKNGGLLSR, from the coding sequence GTGGCCACTTCTTCACTAGCGACTAACGCCAACAAGTTTGGCGATCTCAAGCGCCGTATCCTTTTTCTGGTCGGTGCCCTGATCGTCTATCGGATTGGCGCACATATTCCGGTTCCGGGCATCAATCCGGCCGAGCTAGCGAAGCTGTTCCAGTCGTCGCAGACGGGCCTCCTCGACATGTTCAACATGTTCTCGGGCGGGGCCTTGTCCCGATTTACGGTGTTTGCCATTGGCATCATGCCGTACATCTCTGCCTCCATCATTCTCCAGCTGGCGAGCGAGGTGCTGCCTCAGCTCAAGCAGTTGAAGAAGGAAGGGGAGCAAGGGCGACGCAAAATCACCCAGTTCACGCGCTATGCGACTGTGCTGCTGGCGACGTTCCAGTCCTTCGGGATTGCCGTCATGCTCTACAAGCAGCCGGGTCTGGTGATGACCTCGCAGTTCGAGTTTTACCTGACGACGGTGGTAACCCTCGTCACGGGGACGATGTTCCTGATGTGGCTGGGTGAGCAGATCACCGAGCGCGGTATCGGCAATGGTATTTCGATGATCATTTGTGCCGGTATTGCTGCCGGTGTGCCGTCTGCCATTGGCAAGACGCTTACGCTGACAAGCCAAGGCAGCCTGCCGATCCTGCTGGTAATTGTACTGTTCATCGGTGTGATTGCCATGACCTATCTCGTCGTTTTCGTCGAGCGCGGTCAACGCAAGGTGCTGGTCAACTATGCCAAACGTCAGGTCGGAAACCGGGTCATGCAAGGGCAGAGCACGCATATGCCGCTCAAGCTCAACATGGCCGGCGTGATTCCTCCCATTTTCGCTTCCAGCATCATCCTGTTCCCGGCTACGGTCGTGGGCTGGTTTGGTGACGGCGAAGGCTTGGGATGGCTCAAGTCGGTGAGTAATGCCTTGCATCCGGGGCAGCCGGTTTATGTGCTTCTCTATGCTGCCGCGATCATCTTCTTCTGCTATTTCTACACGGCTCTTGTCTTCAATCCGAAGGAAACAGCCGATAACCTGAAGAAGAGTGGGGCATTCATTCCGGGCATTCGTCCGGGTGAGCAGACCTCGCGTTATATCGAGCGCATCATCCTGCGTCTGACGCTGATTGGTGCCATCTATATCGCTCTGGTCTGTCTGGTGCCGGAGTTCCTGATCCTCAAGTGGAATGTGCCGTTCTACTTCGGCGGGACCTCTCTCCTGATCATCGTGGTAGTGACCATGGACTTCATGGCGCAAGTGCAGTCGTACCTGCTATCGCACCAGTACGACAGCCTGCTCAAGAAGGCCAACTTCAAAAACGGCGGTTTGCTGTCACGCTGA
- the rpsK gene encoding 30S ribosomal protein S11 — protein MAKANTVRVRKKVKKSVSEGIAHVHASFNNTIITITDRQGNALSWATSGGAGFKGSRKSTPFAAQIAAEAAGKVAQEYGVKNLEVRIKGPGPGRDSSVRALNALGFKITSISDVTPIPHNGCRPPKKRRI, from the coding sequence ATGGCTAAAGCAAACACAGTCCGCGTTCGTAAGAAGGTGAAAAAGAGCGTTTCCGAAGGGATCGCACACGTTCACGCTTCTTTCAACAACACCATCATTACCATCACCGATCGCCAAGGCAATGCACTCTCTTGGGCTACCTCTGGCGGTGCTGGTTTCAAGGGTTCTCGCAAGAGCACCCCGTTCGCAGCCCAGATCGCTGCGGAAGCGGCTGGTAAAGTTGCCCAAGAATACGGTGTCAAGAACCTTGAAGTACGCATCAAGGGTCCCGGTCCCGGCCGTGACTCGTCCGTGCGTGCCCTGAACGCGCTGGGATTCAAGATCACCAGCATCTCCGACGTCACGCCGATTCCGCACAACGGCTGCCGCCCGCCCAAAAAGCGTCGTATCTAA
- the rpsE gene encoding 30S ribosomal protein S5, with product MAKHDIEERGDGLTEKLIGVNRVTKVVKGGRIMAFSALTVVGDGDGGIGMGKGKSKEVPVAVQKAMDQARRSMVKIPLRNGTLQHAVIGKHGATTVFMQPAPEGSGVKAGGAMRQVFDAIGVHNVSAKVHGSTNPYNVVRATLNGLMKINTPADIAAKRGKTVAEILGAE from the coding sequence ATGGCTAAGCACGATATCGAAGAACGCGGCGACGGCCTGACCGAGAAGCTGATCGGCGTCAACCGCGTCACCAAGGTGGTGAAGGGTGGCCGGATCATGGCTTTCTCGGCACTCACCGTGGTGGGTGACGGCGACGGCGGCATCGGCATGGGCAAAGGTAAGTCGAAGGAAGTGCCTGTCGCCGTGCAAAAGGCAATGGATCAGGCTCGTCGTTCGATGGTCAAGATTCCGCTGCGCAACGGCACGCTGCAACACGCAGTGATCGGCAAGCATGGTGCGACCACCGTGTTCATGCAGCCGGCACCGGAAGGCTCCGGCGTGAAGGCCGGTGGCGCCATGCGTCAGGTGTTCGATGCCATTGGCGTGCACAACGTGTCCGCCAAGGTGCATGGTTCGACCAACCCGTACAACGTGGTTCGCGCCACCTTGAACGGCCTCATGAAGATCAATACTCCGGCTGACATTGCTGCCAAGCGTGGCAAGACCGTTGCCGAGATCCTGGGGGCTGAATAA
- the infA gene encoding translation initiation factor IF-1 codes for MSKEDTIQMQGEVLENLPNATFRVKLENGHIVLGHISGKMRMHYIRILPGDRVTVELTPYDLSRARIVFRSK; via the coding sequence ATGTCGAAAGAAGATACGATCCAGATGCAGGGCGAGGTTCTTGAGAACCTTCCCAACGCGACGTTCCGGGTCAAGCTGGAAAATGGTCATATCGTTCTCGGTCACATCTCCGGCAAGATGCGCATGCACTACATCCGCATCCTGCCGGGAGACCGGGTGACGGTTGAACTGACTCCCTACGACCTGTCACGCGCGCGCATTGTGTTCCGCTCCAAGTGA
- the rpsM gene encoding 30S ribosomal protein S13, producing the protein MARIAGVNIPNHQHIWVGLQAIYGIGATRAKVICSAAGIEISTKVKDLTDAEMEKLRDEIAKFTIEGDLRREVTMNIKRLMDLGCYRGFRHRRGLPCRGQRTRTNARTRKGPRKPIAGKK; encoded by the coding sequence ATGGCCCGTATTGCAGGGGTAAACATTCCTAACCATCAGCATATCTGGGTTGGCCTGCAGGCGATCTACGGTATTGGTGCAACCCGCGCAAAGGTCATTTGCTCGGCTGCCGGTATCGAGATCAGCACCAAGGTCAAGGACCTGACTGATGCTGAGATGGAAAAACTGCGTGACGAGATCGCCAAGTTCACCATTGAAGGTGACCTGCGTCGTGAAGTCACGATGAACATCAAGCGTCTGATGGACCTCGGTTGCTACCGTGGTTTCCGTCATCGCCGTGGTCTGCCGTGTCGTGGTCAGCGTACCCGCACGAATGCTCGTACCCGCAAGGGGCCGCGCAAGCCGATCGCCGGCAAGAAGTAA
- the rplO gene encoding 50S ribosomal protein L15, with protein MFLNTIKPGEGAKHAKRRVGRGIGSGLGKTAGRGHKGQKSRSGGFHKVGFEGGQMPLQRRLPKRGFKSLTRKLTAEVRLDDLARLPVDEIDFLALQQAGLVPAAARIAKVILAGKIERAVTLRGLLATAGAKAAIEAAGGQVNE; from the coding sequence ATGTTCCTGAACACCATCAAACCTGGCGAAGGTGCCAAGCATGCCAAGCGCCGCGTCGGTCGCGGCATTGGCTCCGGCCTCGGCAAGACCGCTGGCCGTGGTCACAAGGGTCAGAAGTCGCGTTCCGGCGGCTTCCACAAGGTCGGTTTTGAAGGCGGTCAAATGCCGCTGCAACGCCGTCTGCCCAAGCGTGGCTTCAAGTCGTTGACCCGCAAGCTCACCGCCGAAGTGCGTCTTGACGATCTGGCTCGTCTGCCGGTCGATGAGATCGACTTCTTGGCTCTCCAGCAGGCTGGCCTGGTGCCGGCAGCTGCCCGGATTGCCAAGGTGATCCTCGCTGGCAAGATCGAACGCGCCGTAACCCTGCGTGGCCTTCTGGCTACCGCAGGTGCCAAGGCTGCGATCGAGGCTGCCGGCGGCCAGGTCAACGAGTAA
- a CDS encoding class I SAM-dependent methyltransferase: MLPVPDIAAAAISGRLADLIRAEIGEQQGFIPFSRYMELALYAPGLGYYTAGSHKLGEGGDFVTAPELTPLFARTLARQLAQLLPLTGGTVYEFGAGSGILAADLLDALRQLDVLPVRYRIMELSPDLRARQQALLAARHPDLLERIDWLEQWPEQFDGVVLGNEVLDAMPCELVTRTAEGELMQTGVGCAGPDWQWQQRPVTEPVLAQAAAGRLPARGPYTSEIGLAAEAFVATLGRHLQRGAVILLDYGFPAHEFYHPQRAQGTLMCHYQHLAHTDPFQWPGLTDITCHVDFSAIAEAGLNAGLELAGYTTQANFLLNCGLTDCLAELDPDDVRTYLPQVHAVQKLVSPAEMGELFKVIGFAKGIDAGWTGFARGDRSGTL; the protein is encoded by the coding sequence ATGCTTCCCGTGCCTGACATCGCTGCTGCTGCCATTTCCGGCCGGTTGGCCGACCTGATTCGCGCCGAAATCGGCGAGCAGCAAGGATTCATCCCGTTTTCCCGCTATATGGAACTGGCGCTGTATGCGCCGGGGCTGGGGTACTACACCGCCGGCAGCCACAAGCTGGGTGAAGGCGGGGATTTCGTGACGGCACCCGAACTGACGCCACTGTTTGCCCGTACGCTGGCCCGCCAGCTGGCACAGCTGCTGCCACTGACCGGCGGCACTGTGTACGAATTCGGTGCCGGTAGCGGCATTCTGGCTGCCGACCTGCTGGATGCCTTGCGCCAGCTTGATGTCCTGCCGGTCCGTTACCGGATCATGGAGTTGTCCCCCGACTTGCGCGCCCGGCAGCAGGCCTTGCTGGCCGCACGCCACCCGGACCTGCTGGAGCGCATCGACTGGCTGGAGCAGTGGCCGGAACAGTTCGACGGCGTGGTGCTCGGCAACGAAGTGCTGGATGCCATGCCGTGCGAGCTGGTTACCCGCACTGCCGAAGGCGAACTGATGCAGACGGGCGTGGGCTGCGCCGGGCCGGACTGGCAATGGCAACAGCGGCCGGTGACAGAACCGGTCCTGGCGCAAGCCGCCGCCGGACGGCTGCCGGCCCGGGGGCCGTACACCAGCGAAATCGGCCTTGCAGCCGAAGCGTTTGTCGCCACGCTGGGCCGCCACCTGCAACGCGGTGCGGTCATCCTGCTGGACTATGGTTTCCCGGCACACGAGTTCTATCACCCGCAGCGGGCACAGGGCACGCTGATGTGCCACTACCAGCACCTGGCGCATACCGATCCGTTCCAGTGGCCGGGGCTGACCGACATTACCTGCCATGTGGATTTTTCCGCCATTGCCGAAGCCGGGCTCAATGCCGGACTGGAGCTGGCCGGTTACACCACCCAGGCCAATTTCCTGCTCAATTGCGGGCTGACCGACTGTCTGGCCGAACTCGACCCCGACGACGTACGGACTTACCTGCCGCAGGTGCATGCCGTGCAGAAACTGGTGTCACCGGCCGAAATGGGTGAGCTCTTCAAGGTCATCGGTTTTGCCAAGGGCATTGATGCCGGCTGGACCGGTTTTGCCCGCGGCGACCGGAGCGGCACCCTGTAA
- the fdhF gene encoding formate dehydrogenase subunit alpha, giving the protein MKNLSTPDLGTPAVAGPASLTLTIDGKPVRVAPGTSVLRAAALAGSPVPKLCATDTLGAFGSCRMCLVEIEGRRGTPASCTTPCEDGMVVRTQSAQLARLRRGVMELYLSDHPTDCLTCASNGNCELQDTAGEVGVRAIRYGQQGASHLGDALDISSPYFTYDPGRCIVCSRCVRACEEVQGTFALNLLDRGFATRIGFAGPDLMGSECVSCGACVEACPTASLVENTVIHRGQPTHSVTTTCAYCGVGCSLKAELKGEQVVRMVPDRAGHANHGHACIKGRFAWGYATHPDRVTTPLIRDHADDPWRAVGWDEAIAFAAAGLKRVQAQYGTEAVGAIASSRCSNEEAYLVQKLVRAAFGNNNIDNCSRVCHSPSEYGLKASYGEAAGTQDFDSVREADLILVCGANPTDAHPVFASALRRRLREGAGLIVIDPRHTGLLDTLHAGTGLHLQLRPGTNVAVLNALAYTLIEENLGNTGFVGERCDETSWLSWRDFIMMPEHAPEAVAAECGVPAGLLREAARRYGRAGRAAIYYGLGVTEHSQGSTGVMALANLALATGHLGRDGVGVNPLRGQNNVQGACDMGAVPHEFTGYRHIGLREVRESFEAEWGVMLPDTPGLRIPQMFDAALAGQFRGLYCQGEDIAQSDPDSQHVTAALRAMDFIVVQDLFHNETARFAHVLLPGSSFLEKDGTFTNAERRVSRIRQVMAPLGGLADWQVTCALSAALGYPMPYTHPSEIMDEIARLTPTFAGISYPLLERLGSVQWPCNALAPEGTTVLHRDTFTRGRGMFNNTRYVPTTEQASARYPLILTTGRILPHYNVGTQTRRSANVAWAGHDQLHIHPLDAASRGIGNGDRVELASRSGHTSLSARVTEHVPPGVVYASFHFPDSHTNLLTTGNSDWATNCPEFKVTAVEVSREAGAATPAG; this is encoded by the coding sequence ATGAAAAACCTCTCCACCCCGGATCTGGGCACCCCGGCCGTCGCCGGTCCGGCCAGTCTGACCCTGACCATTGACGGCAAACCGGTCCGGGTCGCACCCGGCACGTCAGTCCTGCGCGCGGCAGCGCTGGCCGGCTCGCCCGTTCCCAAGCTGTGCGCCACCGATACGCTGGGGGCGTTCGGCTCCTGCCGCATGTGCCTCGTGGAAATCGAGGGCCGTCGCGGTACGCCGGCATCGTGCACCACGCCCTGCGAAGACGGCATGGTGGTACGCACCCAGTCTGCGCAGCTGGCGCGCCTGCGCCGCGGGGTGATGGAGCTGTACCTGTCGGACCACCCGACCGACTGCCTGACCTGCGCCAGCAACGGCAACTGCGAATTGCAGGATACGGCCGGTGAAGTGGGCGTCCGCGCCATCCGTTACGGCCAGCAGGGCGCCAGCCACCTCGGCGATGCACTGGACATTTCCAGTCCGTATTTCACCTACGACCCGGGCCGCTGCATCGTCTGTTCGCGTTGCGTGCGTGCCTGCGAAGAGGTCCAGGGCACCTTTGCCCTCAACCTGCTCGACCGCGGCTTTGCCACGCGCATCGGGTTTGCCGGCCCGGACCTGATGGGATCGGAATGCGTATCGTGCGGCGCCTGCGTCGAGGCATGTCCGACCGCCTCCCTGGTGGAAAACACGGTGATCCACCGCGGCCAGCCGACCCACAGCGTAACCACCACCTGTGCCTATTGCGGCGTCGGCTGCTCGCTCAAGGCCGAGCTCAAGGGCGAGCAGGTGGTCCGCATGGTGCCGGACCGCGCCGGACACGCCAATCATGGTCATGCCTGCATCAAGGGCCGCTTTGCCTGGGGCTATGCCACGCATCCTGACCGGGTGACCACGCCGCTGATCCGCGACCATGCCGACGATCCGTGGCGCGCCGTGGGCTGGGACGAGGCCATTGCCTTTGCTGCCGCCGGGCTGAAGCGGGTGCAGGCGCAATACGGCACGGAAGCCGTCGGCGCCATTGCCTCCAGCCGGTGCAGCAACGAAGAAGCCTATCTGGTGCAAAAGCTGGTACGGGCAGCGTTCGGCAACAACAACATCGACAACTGCTCGCGTGTCTGCCATTCCCCCAGCGAATACGGACTCAAGGCCAGCTACGGCGAGGCGGCCGGCACCCAGGATTTTGACTCGGTACGCGAGGCCGACCTGATCCTGGTCTGCGGCGCCAATCCGACCGATGCCCACCCGGTGTTTGCTTCGGCGCTGCGCCGGCGCCTGCGCGAAGGAGCCGGGCTGATCGTGATCGACCCGCGCCACACCGGCCTGCTGGATACCCTGCATGCCGGTACCGGCCTGCACCTGCAACTGCGTCCGGGCACCAATGTGGCCGTCCTGAACGCACTGGCCTACACCCTGATCGAGGAAAACCTGGGCAACACCGGCTTTGTCGGCGAGCGCTGTGATGAAACGTCCTGGCTGTCGTGGCGCGACTTCATCATGATGCCGGAACATGCCCCCGAAGCCGTGGCCGCCGAGTGCGGCGTACCGGCCGGACTGCTGCGCGAGGCGGCACGCCGTTACGGCCGCGCCGGCCGCGCCGCCATTTATTACGGCCTGGGCGTCACCGAGCACAGCCAGGGTTCGACCGGCGTCATGGCACTGGCCAACCTTGCGCTGGCCACCGGCCACCTCGGCCGGGACGGCGTGGGCGTCAACCCGCTGCGTGGCCAGAACAACGTCCAGGGTGCCTGCGACATGGGCGCTGTGCCGCACGAATTCACCGGCTACCGGCACATCGGCCTGCGCGAGGTGCGCGAAAGTTTCGAGGCAGAATGGGGCGTCATGCTGCCGGACACGCCGGGCCTGCGGATTCCGCAGATGTTCGACGCGGCGCTGGCCGGACAGTTCCGCGGGCTCTATTGCCAGGGCGAGGACATCGCCCAGAGCGACCCTGACAGCCAGCATGTGACCGCAGCACTGCGCGCCATGGATTTCATCGTGGTGCAGGACCTGTTCCACAACGAAACCGCCCGCTTTGCCCACGTGCTGCTGCCCGGCTCCAGTTTTCTGGAAAAGGACGGCACCTTCACCAATGCCGAACGGCGGGTGTCACGCATCCGCCAGGTGATGGCGCCGCTGGGCGGACTGGCCGACTGGCAGGTGACATGCGCCCTGTCGGCAGCGCTGGGGTATCCGATGCCCTACACGCACCCGTCGGAGATCATGGACGAAATCGCCCGCCTGACCCCGACCTTTGCCGGCATCAGCTACCCGCTGCTGGAACGGCTGGGCAGCGTGCAGTGGCCGTGCAATGCACTGGCCCCGGAAGGTACGACGGTCCTGCACCGCGATACGTTTACCCGCGGCCGCGGCATGTTCAACAACACCCGCTACGTCCCGACCACCGAGCAGGCCAGTGCGCGCTATCCGCTGATCCTGACCACCGGCCGCATCCTGCCGCACTACAACGTCGGCACCCAGACGCGGCGCAGCGCCAATGTGGCCTGGGCCGGACACGACCAGCTGCACATCCATCCGCTGGATGCGGCCTCGCGCGGCATCGGCAACGGCGACCGGGTGGAGCTGGCCAGCCGCAGCGGCCATACCAGCCTGTCGGCGCGGGTGACCGAGCATGTGCCGCCGGGAGTGGTATATGCGAGCTTCCACTTTCCCGACAGCCATACCAACCTGCTGACCACCGGCAACAGTGACTGGGCCACCAACTGTCCGGAATTCAAGGTTACGGCGGTCGAAGTCAGCCGGGAGGCCGGCGCGGCGACACCGGCGGGCTGA
- a CDS encoding DNA-directed RNA polymerase subunit alpha: MQNSASEFLKPRLIDVQPVSATQARVAMEPFERGYAYTLGNALRRILLSSMPGFAPTEVSIAGVLHEYSALDGVREDVVDILLNLKGVVFKLHGRDSVLLTLKKEGEGAVRASDIDLPHDVEVVNPDHVICHLAAGGKIDMEIKVEKGRGYQPAPARVKQDDNRQIGTILLDASFSPLRRVSFSVESARVEQRTDLDRLVMDIETNGVIEPEEAVRSAARILIDQLSIFADLQGTTVEVVEERAPQVDPILLRPVDDLELTVRSANCLKAENIYYIGDLIQRTETELLKTPNLGRKSLNEIKEVLASKGLTLGMKLENWPPAGLEKP; encoded by the coding sequence ATGCAAAACAGCGCTTCGGAATTTCTCAAGCCGCGTCTGATCGACGTGCAGCCGGTCTCCGCCACGCAAGCGCGTGTGGCCATGGAGCCGTTCGAGCGAGGCTATGCCTATACGCTCGGTAATGCGCTCCGCCGCATCCTGCTGTCGTCCATGCCCGGATTTGCGCCGACCGAAGTGTCTATCGCTGGCGTTTTGCATGAGTACTCCGCGCTCGACGGGGTTCGGGAAGATGTCGTCGACATCCTTCTGAACCTCAAGGGCGTGGTGTTTAAACTGCATGGTCGTGACTCTGTGCTCCTGACTCTCAAAAAAGAGGGTGAAGGCGCAGTGCGGGCCAGCGATATCGATCTGCCCCACGACGTGGAAGTGGTGAATCCTGACCACGTCATCTGCCATCTGGCAGCCGGTGGCAAGATCGACATGGAGATCAAGGTCGAAAAGGGTCGCGGCTATCAGCCGGCACCGGCTCGCGTCAAACAGGATGACAACCGCCAGATCGGTACCATTCTGCTCGACGCATCGTTCAGCCCGCTGCGCCGCGTGAGCTTCTCGGTGGAGAGTGCTCGCGTTGAACAGCGTACCGACCTGGACCGACTGGTGATGGATATCGAGACCAACGGCGTGATCGAGCCTGAAGAGGCCGTTCGCTCCGCTGCTCGCATCCTCATCGACCAGCTGTCGATTTTCGCCGATCTCCAGGGCACTACTGTTGAAGTCGTCGAGGAGCGCGCTCCGCAGGTCGATCCGATTCTGCTGCGCCCGGTTGACGACCTCGAACTTACCGTTCGATCGGCCAACTGCCTCAAGGCAGAGAACATCTACTATATCGGCGACCTGATTCAGCGCACCGAAACCGAGCTTCTCAAGACCCCGAACCTGGGTCGCAAGTCGCTCAACGAGATCAAGGAAGTTCTGGCTTCCAAGGGTCTCACTCTCGGCATGAAGCTGGAGAACTGGCCGCCGGCTGGTCTCGAGAAGCCCTAA
- the rpsD gene encoding 30S ribosomal protein S4: MARYTGPKCKLARREGTDLFLKSARRSIDSKCKLDSRPGQHGAKQPRLSDYGIHLREKQKIRRIYGVLERQFRKYFAEAERRKGSTGENLLQILESRLDNVVYRMGYGSTRAESRQLVSHKAIVVNGEVVNIPSYQVKAGDVVSVREKSKKQVRIAESLALAEQIGFPGWVSVDPKKMEGTFKNAPERSELSSDINEQLVVEFYSK; the protein is encoded by the coding sequence ATGGCACGTTACACTGGTCCTAAATGTAAACTCGCTCGTCGCGAGGGCACCGATCTCTTTCTGAAGAGTGCCCGTCGCTCGATCGACAGCAAATGCAAGCTGGACAGCCGTCCAGGTCAGCACGGTGCAAAGCAACCGCGTCTGTCCGACTACGGTATCCACCTGCGTGAAAAACAAAAAATCCGCCGTATCTACGGCGTGCTCGAACGTCAGTTCCGCAAGTACTTTGCCGAAGCCGAACGCCGCAAGGGTTCGACCGGCGAGAACCTGCTGCAGATTCTCGAGTCGCGTCTGGACAACGTCGTCTATCGCATGGGCTACGGCTCGACCCGCGCCGAATCGCGCCAGCTGGTGAGCCACAAGGCCATCGTGGTGAACGGCGAAGTGGTCAACATTCCGTCCTACCAGGTGAAGGCCGGCGATGTGGTGTCGGTGCGCGAAAAATCCAAAAAGCAGGTTCGCATTGCCGAATCGCTCGCTCTGGCCGAACAGATCGGCTTCCCGGGTTGGGTGTCGGTAGATCCGAAGAAAATGGAAGGCACGTTCAAGAACGCGCCGGAACGCTCCGAACTGTCTAGCGATATCAACGAGCAGCTCGTTGTCGAGTTCTACTCCAAGTAA
- the rpmD gene encoding 50S ribosomal protein L30 produces the protein MSDKKTVKVTLVKSLIGRIESHRACARGLGLKKLNQTVEVLDTPENRGMINKISFLVKCEG, from the coding sequence ATGAGCGACAAGAAAACCGTCAAGGTCACGCTGGTGAAAAGCCTGATCGGTCGCATTGAGTCCCATCGTGCCTGCGCACGTGGCTTGGGCCTCAAGAAGCTCAATCAGACCGTTGAAGTGCTCGACACCCCGGAAAACCGCGGCATGATCAACAAGATCAGCTTCTTGGTGAAATGCGAGGGCTAA
- the rplQ gene encoding 50S ribosomal protein L17 — protein MRHRLANRKLNRTSSHRLAMLRNLANSLLRHEQIVTTLPKAKELRRVAEPLITLGKKPSLANRRLAFDRTRDREIVVKLFDELGPRFANRNGGYLRILKYGFRQGDNAPMALVELVERPEVEAAAE, from the coding sequence ATGCGTCACCGTCTTGCCAACCGCAAACTCAACCGCACGTCGAGCCACCGACTCGCCATGCTGCGCAACTTGGCCAACTCGCTGCTGCGTCACGAGCAAATCGTGACCACGCTGCCGAAGGCCAAGGAACTGCGTCGCGTTGCCGAGCCGCTCATCACGCTGGGCAAAAAGCCGTCGCTGGCCAACCGTCGTCTGGCTTTTGATCGTACCCGCGATCGCGAAATCGTCGTCAAGTTGTTTGACGAACTGGGTCCGCGTTTTGCCAACCGTAACGGGGGCTATCTGCGCATCCTGAAGTATGGTTTCCGTCAGGGCGACAATGCGCCGATGGCTCTGGTCGAGCTGGTCGAGCGCCCAGAAGTGGAAGCTGCTGCCGAGTAA
- a CDS encoding pteridine reductase: MTPSSTPVVLITGAARRIGAGIARHLHARGLNLMLHYRQSAAEASMLADDLNRLRPGSAATHQADLLDCGQLPALVDATLEQFGRLDYLVNNASSFFPTPVGRIDEASWADLIGSNLKAPLWLAQAAAPHLQQANGAIVGIVDIHIDRPMPDHAVYSAAKAGHAAVLRTLARDLAPRVRVNGVAPGANLWPENGSLFDTSSRQAIEASIPLGRIGTPDDIAVAVGFLLLDAHYITGHVLPVDGGRSIVL, from the coding sequence ATGACGCCTTCCTCTACCCCCGTTGTCCTGATTACCGGAGCCGCCCGCCGCATCGGCGCGGGCATTGCCCGCCACCTTCATGCACGCGGCCTGAACCTGATGCTGCATTACCGTCAGTCAGCGGCGGAAGCCAGCATGCTGGCCGACGACCTGAACCGGCTGCGGCCAGGGTCCGCTGCCACGCATCAAGCGGATTTGCTCGATTGCGGGCAACTGCCGGCGCTGGTCGATGCGACGCTGGAACAGTTTGGCCGGCTGGATTATCTGGTCAACAATGCTTCGAGTTTTTTCCCGACCCCGGTTGGCCGGATTGACGAGGCCAGCTGGGCGGACCTGATCGGCAGCAACCTGAAGGCCCCCTTGTGGCTGGCTCAGGCGGCGGCGCCACACTTGCAGCAGGCCAACGGAGCGATCGTCGGGATCGTGGACATCCACATCGACCGCCCCATGCCGGATCATGCTGTCTACAGCGCCGCCAAAGCCGGGCATGCCGCAGTCCTGCGTACGCTGGCACGCGATCTGGCGCCGCGGGTCCGGGTCAATGGCGTGGCCCCCGGAGCCAATCTGTGGCCGGAAAACGGCAGCCTCTTCGACACGTCCAGCCGCCAGGCCATCGAAGCCAGCATTCCCCTGGGACGCATCGGTACGCCAGACGACATTGCGGTTGCGGTCGGTTTTTTGCTGCTGGATGCGCACTATATAACCGGGCATGTCCTGCCGGTCGACGGTGGCCGCAGCATTGTACTCTAA
- the rpmJ gene encoding 50S ribosomal protein L36 — MRVQPSVKKICRNCKIIRRHGIVRVICTDPRHKQKQG; from the coding sequence ATGCGAGTACAGCCTTCGGTCAAGAAGATCTGCCGCAATTGCAAGATCATTCGTCGCCACGGCATCGTTCGCGTGATCTGCACCGATCCGCGACACAAGCAAAAGCAGGGCTGA